One window of Catellicoccus marimammalium M35/04/3 genomic DNA carries:
- a CDS encoding SDR family NAD(P)-dependent oxidoreductase: MDIIPNRFKDKVMIITGAAGGIGKACAIRAAKEGAKLVLGDQKEEMSQETLEEIQKITPDVDFLVGDLCEEKNCQALVQTAIEKYGRIDILVNNAGITGIPAPVHEMSEEMFRHVLDSNIMIAFYCSKATLPYMMEQHNGSIINVSSVAGLTGFPGHSAYVTSKHGLNGLTRNMALDYASYGIRVNAVNPGTTQTPMYDEALAFLASKREKAAKEGTEPEDNIVQGKTVSPQKRVAAAEEVANGILFLASEEASNITGVYLPVDGGFTAF, encoded by the coding sequence ATGGATATCATTCCAAATCGTTTTAAAGACAAAGTAATGATTATTACTGGAGCAGCAGGCGGGATCGGAAAAGCTTGTGCCATTCGTGCTGCCAAAGAAGGGGCAAAACTAGTTCTTGGAGATCAAAAAGAAGAAATGAGCCAAGAAACTCTAGAAGAAATTCAAAAAATCACACCAGATGTGGACTTTTTAGTTGGTGACTTATGTGAAGAAAAAAATTGTCAAGCTTTAGTTCAAACTGCGATTGAAAAATATGGTCGTATCGATATTTTAGTGAACAATGCTGGGATTACTGGAATTCCTGCTCCTGTTCATGAAATGAGCGAAGAAATGTTCCGTCATGTACTGGATAGTAACATTATGATTGCTTTTTATTGTTCAAAAGCAACTCTTCCTTATATGATGGAACAACACAATGGGTCTATCATTAACGTTTCTTCTGTTGCAGGATTAACGGGATTCCCTGGACATAGCGCTTATGTTACTTCTAAACATGGGTTAAATGGATTAACTCGTAACATGGCTCTAGATTATGCTTCTTATGGTATTCGTGTAAATGCGGTAAACCCAGGTACAACACAAACACCAATGTACGATGAAGCTTTAGCCTTTTTAGCTAGCAAACGCGAAAAAGCAGCAAAAGAAGGAACTGAACCAGAAGATAATATCGTTCAAGGAAAAACGGTTTCTCCACAAAAACGTGTTGCGGCCGCAGAAGAAGTCGCAAATGGTATTCTCTTCTTAGCCAGTGAAGAAGCAAGCAATATCACTGGTGTTTATCTACCTGTGGATGGTGGATTTACTGCCTTTTAA
- the polA gene encoding DNA polymerase I, with the protein MSKKVVLIDGSSLSYRAFYALGKQVDRFVNHEGLHTNAIYSFKLMLDALLEKEKPDYWLVAFDKSKKTFRHEQFSEYKAGRKKTPPEFLEQLPYIKELIADQGGTVYELEGYEADDIIGTMAQKASQEEVVIYTGDRDLFQLVTDHVTVKWTKKGVKEVEVYTPEAIFEKYQLAPKQIIDLKGLAGDTSDNIPGVTKVGEKTAIKLLTQYHSVENLYEHIDELKKSKMKEHLITDKEQAFLSKELATIETNAPIALSLEDIKTKPVATEALIELYEKLDFKQFLKAMDRPKVAVEKTQYQWVDQVTAEMFHENQVVHLELFEENYHTATPIGLAWGDQETIYVGKPDLIKEEVFQQFLANDEKKWFFDVKKHWVLAQKEGITLGEKVEDIYLGSYLLDTLNDSSDVESLTEYYDVSRVANEEEIYGKGAKRAIPEEEILSSHLANKVKAFAEIVPKMRAQLEEKNQMALYETMEVPLAFVLAKMEYRGIKVDVEQLKAQEAELGAQIKEIEEKIYAEAGHSFNLNSPKQLGEVLFDELGLPVLKRTKTGYSTSVDVLEKLEPDYPIVRDILTYRQWSKLQSTYVTGLLKQVHADGKVHTRYMQGLTQTGRLSSVDPNLQNIPVRMEEGKRIRKAFVPENPDWYILTSDYSQIELRVLASICQDASLEQAFRDGEDIHDSTARRIFHLLPGEEVTPKMRREAKAVNFGVVYGISDYGLSENLGITRKEAKAFIDQYFHHYPGVKRYMDAIVEKAKEDGYVETLFARRRYLPDIHSRNFNVRSFAERTAINSPIQGSAADILKIAMNKMAKELENSNYRAHLLLQVHDEVILEVHPEDLEAVQALVEKTMDEAVKLSVPLVTDSSYGKTWYDAK; encoded by the coding sequence ATGAGTAAAAAAGTAGTACTCATTGATGGAAGTAGTCTTTCTTATCGTGCATTTTATGCCTTAGGAAAACAAGTGGATCGTTTCGTGAACCATGAAGGGCTACATACTAACGCAATTTATTCTTTTAAATTAATGTTGGATGCTTTATTAGAAAAAGAAAAACCAGATTATTGGTTAGTCGCTTTTGATAAAAGTAAAAAAACATTCCGTCATGAGCAATTTAGTGAATACAAAGCAGGAAGAAAAAAGACGCCTCCAGAGTTTTTAGAGCAATTACCTTATATTAAAGAATTAATTGCCGACCAAGGAGGAACTGTCTACGAATTAGAAGGCTATGAAGCCGATGATATTATTGGCACAATGGCACAAAAAGCCAGTCAAGAAGAAGTAGTCATCTATACAGGAGATCGCGACTTATTCCAATTAGTTACAGATCATGTCACTGTAAAATGGACGAAAAAAGGGGTAAAAGAAGTTGAAGTGTATACCCCAGAAGCAATTTTTGAAAAATATCAACTGGCTCCCAAACAAATCATTGATTTAAAAGGACTAGCAGGAGATACTTCCGATAATATCCCTGGGGTAACAAAAGTAGGAGAAAAAACAGCGATTAAATTACTGACTCAATATCATTCTGTAGAAAACTTATATGAGCACATTGATGAATTGAAGAAAAGTAAAATGAAGGAGCATTTGATTACAGATAAAGAACAAGCCTTTTTATCAAAAGAGCTTGCAACGATTGAAACGAATGCTCCAATTGCTCTTTCTCTAGAAGATATTAAAACAAAACCTGTCGCTACAGAAGCGTTGATTGAATTATATGAGAAATTAGATTTCAAACAATTTTTAAAAGCGATGGATCGACCAAAAGTGGCGGTAGAAAAGACTCAATATCAATGGGTAGACCAAGTAACCGCAGAGATGTTCCATGAAAATCAAGTCGTTCATTTGGAGTTGTTTGAAGAAAATTATCATACAGCGACTCCAATTGGACTCGCTTGGGGAGATCAAGAAACGATTTATGTTGGAAAACCAGACTTAATCAAAGAAGAAGTATTCCAACAATTTTTAGCCAATGATGAGAAAAAATGGTTCTTTGACGTGAAAAAACATTGGGTTTTAGCACAAAAAGAAGGAATAACTCTTGGAGAAAAGGTCGAAGATATTTATCTTGGTTCTTATCTTTTAGATACATTAAATGACAGTTCCGATGTAGAAAGTTTAACTGAATATTATGACGTTTCTCGCGTAGCCAATGAAGAAGAGATCTATGGCAAAGGAGCGAAACGTGCAATTCCAGAAGAAGAAATTTTATCTTCTCATCTGGCCAATAAAGTCAAAGCTTTTGCTGAAATCGTTCCGAAAATGCGTGCTCAATTAGAAGAGAAAAATCAAATGGCGCTTTATGAAACAATGGAAGTTCCGTTAGCTTTTGTTCTAGCAAAAATGGAATATCGTGGAATTAAAGTCGATGTGGAACAATTAAAAGCGCAAGAAGCAGAGCTAGGTGCACAAATTAAAGAGATTGAAGAAAAAATTTACGCAGAAGCAGGTCATAGCTTTAATTTAAATTCACCAAAACAACTAGGAGAAGTACTTTTTGATGAATTAGGTCTTCCTGTATTAAAACGAACCAAAACAGGATACTCTACTTCGGTAGATGTTTTAGAAAAATTGGAACCTGATTATCCTATTGTCCGTGATATTTTAACCTATCGTCAATGGAGTAAATTACAATCTACTTATGTTACGGGCTTATTAAAACAAGTACATGCAGATGGAAAAGTACATACTCGTTACATGCAAGGGTTAACGCAAACTGGACGTTTAAGTTCTGTAGATCCAAACTTACAAAATATTCCTGTACGAATGGAAGAAGGAAAACGAATCCGTAAAGCTTTTGTGCCAGAAAATCCAGATTGGTATATTTTAACTTCTGATTATTCACAAATTGAACTTCGTGTCTTAGCTTCTATTTGCCAAGATGCTAGTCTAGAACAAGCTTTCCGTGATGGAGAAGATATTCATGATAGTACAGCACGTCGTATTTTCCATCTTTTACCAGGAGAAGAAGTTACACCAAAAATGCGCCGAGAAGCGAAAGCTGTGAACTTTGGTGTGGTCTATGGAATTAGTGACTATGGATTAAGTGAAAACTTAGGAATTACAAGAAAAGAAGCGAAAGCCTTTATTGATCAATATTTCCATCACTATCCAGGAGTAAAACGCTACATGGATGCGATTGTAGAAAAAGCGAAAGAAGATGGGTATGTAGAAACATTATTTGCTCGTCGTCGTTATTTACCAGATATTCATAGTCGCAACTTTAATGTTCGTAGTTTTGCAGAACGAACAGCGATTAATAGTCCAATCCAAGGAAGTGCTGCGGATATATTGAAAATCGCGATGAATAAAATGGCAAAAGAGCTAGAAAATAGTAATTATCGAGCACATTTATTATTACAAGTACACGATGAGGTCATTTTAGAAGTTCATCCTGAAGATTTAGAAGCAGTTCAAGCACTAGTGGAAAAAACGATGGATGAAGCGGTGAAATTATCCGTACCTTTAGTAACAGATAGTTCTTATGGCAAAACTTGGTATGATGCAAAATAA
- the ybaK gene encoding Cys-tRNA(Pro) deacylase, whose protein sequence is MAKKKKIQKTNAMRQLDRAKIPYEIHEYAWKEDALDAEHVAEALDKKLAHVYKTIVTVGKDTGPVVAVVPGDATIDLKKLAVASHNKRVELLPLKELEGLTGYVRGGCSPLGMKKTFPTYIDEQAQSLETITVSAGRRGLQVEVDPKVFVDLVDATFAPIVMEGEEDE, encoded by the coding sequence ATGGCAAAGAAGAAAAAAATCCAAAAAACAAACGCAATGCGACAATTAGACCGAGCAAAAATTCCTTATGAGATTCATGAGTATGCTTGGAAAGAAGATGCTTTAGATGCAGAACACGTCGCAGAAGCATTAGATAAAAAACTTGCTCACGTTTATAAAACGATTGTTACAGTGGGAAAAGATACAGGTCCTGTCGTAGCTGTAGTGCCTGGAGATGCAACGATTGATTTAAAAAAATTAGCCGTTGCTTCTCACAATAAACGAGTGGAATTATTACCCTTAAAAGAATTAGAAGGATTAACTGGATATGTACGTGGAGGATGTTCGCCTTTAGGAATGAAAAAAACATTCCCCACTTATATTGACGAACAAGCACAGTCTTTAGAAACAATTACCGTTTCTGCAGGACGTCGTGGGTTACAAGTAGAAGTCGATCCAAAGGTTTTTGTCGACTTAGTGGATGCTACGTTTGCACCGATTGTAATGGAAGGAGAAGAGGATGAGTAA